The region ctattgctttcacttagagtgtgatatcttctgatcagaatgtcctagagacatgacagttggcttgttttaattgggtgagcaatcagtctacaactatcatcatgggaactacttagccacgccctagcaaccatttagagcaccctagcaaccaaacaccattgacttccattcaaaatcactaagatgggtatctcaggatcagaatgccgtagagacttccgggttgacttatttcactcaggatagcaaggagccattttaagtatcaccttggtaactgcctagcacccacatgagctcaccctagcaaccaagtaacaaaacacatatctctgcaccacaataTCGTAGgcacttccgggttgacttatttcactcaggagagCAAGGAGCCACATGATGTATCACACTATTAACtgtctagcaaccacatggggttatcctagcaaccaagtaacaaatcacatatatctctgcaccagaacatcgtagacatttatgggttgatttatttcactcaggatggcaaggaaccatgttaagtatcaccttggtaactgcgtAGCAACCaggtggggttaccctagcagccaagtaacaaatcacatatctctgcaccagaacatcgtagagacatctgggttgacttatttcactcaggatagcaagaagccttgttaagtatcaccctggtaactgcctagcaaccagatggattaccctagcaaccatggaaTGACATCAATATCTCTGCAAaagaacatcctactgtcatgggggttgcctctttcaacttggggcagttggtgggacattgtggtgagaaattttgccacggcaagcaccactcacattttcttcaggaaatgtacctatctagttattattattattattattctgtaaaaaCTTTGGCACCTAACTCATCCCGCACCGCTTGTCGTAGACCCATGAATaaggtgtcaaatcgaccggcctattgatgacacctgtgctatgacttttttGAGGGGTtgggggtacggtgcacccctggAGGGCAAAAGACATCCAGAAAATGTCCCATTgacatactatggcaagggtctcgcccatgaaaacattttttttcttcctatGACAAGATActgaattttgtgggatcatatctcctaatcagaatgtcgtagagacatgggggcagGCTCTTTCACTCGGGcttccaatcagtctttaagtatcatcttggaaatggcatagccacaccctagcaactattTATGGCACCCTAACAACCGCcaacatagacttccattcaaaatggctcagaaggatatctgtAGAATagaatgtcgtagacacttgggGTTTGGCTCTTTttagtcaggttagtaagcagccaataagaatcaatctggtcactggctagccatgccatagcaaccatgtagagcaccctagcaaccaccccccattaacttccattcaaaatggctcagaaggatatcttcagaacagaatgttttAGAGACTTGCGGATTGGCTCCactgagtcaggttagtaagcagccaataagaatcactctgtttaatggttggccacaccctaacaaccatttagagcaccctagcaaccatccccactgacttccattcaaaatggctgagtgtgatatcttctgattagaatgtcctagagacatgagagttggcttgttttaattgggtgagcaagcAGTCTTCAAATATCATCATGgcaactacttagccatgccctagcaaccatttagagtggtgaaaaatgttgccacagaaagcaccactcacattttcttcaggaaatgtacctatctagttattattattattattccgtacAAAACTTTGGCACCTAACTCATCCCGCACCGTTTGTCATAGACTCACGAATTAGGTCTCAAATTGACCGGTCTATTtatgacacctgtgctatgacttttctaaggtatggtgcacccctggggggcaaaaaactAGACTTTGCAATGTGCCGATCTTTGTCGGCTCATATCTCCGGATTAGAATTTCGTAGAGACTTGGGTGGACTCCATTCATTTGGCCTAGCAAGCAGTTTTTCACCATAACATTAAATTGGGGATAAGTTATACCCCTGGGTGGTAAAACCAGCCCAAATctgccccataggcatactatggtaAGAAGAAACATTTTTGTCATAAAATAAGACGGTTTTAAAAATTAATAGTTATTTGACAGGTTTCTTTGGTTTGGTTTTATAAATAAGAATACAACAGATGGGGATGAGTaaatggctttttcttttttatctcataCATGCCAACTTCACAGTCACAACTGCACTTTGAAGTTtgaacaaaaaaaatctattattgCACTGAACAACTTGTGTCTGCTTCCAGTCTAATTCTGATTTACCTAGAAACTGTCTTTgttgctttttttatatatatattttttgaactTTTTACATTGAATTATTTATCCAATCTCATtctaatgcataaaaaaatggTACCCTGTCAAGACAAATGGTTCTAAATAGCACCAGATTTATTTTGGTCAGGTCATTCTTTAAAatgtaggttgaagtcattaaaactcatttttaaacactccacagatttaatgttagcaaactatagttttggcaagtcgtttagaacaactactttgtgcatgacatgagtaatttttccaacaattgtttacagacagattgtttcacttttaattgactatatcacaatcccgtgggtcagaaatgtacatgcactaagttaaatgtgcctttaagcagcttggaaaattccagaaaaaagatgtcaagcctttagacaattagccagttagcttctgataggaggtgtactgaattggaggtgtacctgtggatgtattttaaggcctaccttcaagagcctctttgcttgacatcatgggaaaatcaaaagaaatcagctaagaccttaGAAatataattgtggacctccacaagtctggttcatccttgggagcaatttccaaatgcctgaagataccacgttcatctgtagaaacaatagtacgcaagtataaacaccatggaaccacgcagccatcataccactcaggaaggagacgcattctgtctcctagagatgagtgtagtttgatgcaaaaagtgcaaatcaatcccagaacaacagtaaaggaccttgtgaagatgctggaggaaacaggtagacaagtatctatatccacagtaaaacgagtcctatatcgacataagcCAGCGcaccaaaaccgccataaaaagccagactacagtttgcaagtgaacatggggacaaagatcttactttttggagaaatgtcctctggtctaatgaaacaaaatttgaactgtttggccataatgaccattgttatgtttggaggaaaaagggtgaggcttgcaagctgaagaacaccatcccaaccgtgaagcatgggggtggcagcatcattttgtaggggtgctttgctgcaggagagactggtgcacttcacaaagtagatggcatcatgaggaaggaaaattatgaggatatattgaagcaacatctcaagacatcagccaggaagttaaagctcagtccaaatgtgtcttccaaatggacaatgaccccaagcatacctccaaagttgtggcaaaatggcttaaggacaacaaagtcaaggtattggagtggccatcacaaagccctgacctcaatctgatagaaaatttgtgggcagaactgaaaaagaatgtgcgagcaaggaggcctacaaatctgactcagttacaccagttctgtctgtagGAATGGGCCAaacttccagcaacttattgtgagaagcttgtggaaggctacccaaaaggtttgacccaagttaaacaatttaaagacaatgctaccaaatattaacaaagtgtatgtaaacttctgacccattgggaatgtgatgaaagtaataaaagctgaaataaataattctctctactattattctgacatttcacattcttaaagtaaagtagtgatcctaactgacctaagacagggaatgttttctatgatgaaatgtcaggaattgtgaaaaattgtgtttaaatgtatttggctaaggtgtatgtaaacttctgacttcaactgcatatccttttgtgctccacagaaaaaaGTTATATGGATatataagttatatatatatatatatatatatatatatatatatatatatatatatatataagtttttgggtgaactattcctttaaagcttaaCACAAAGAACCTTTGCTGCATAAAATGGTGCTTAAGGTAGATACGGTTTTAAATTGAACTATTTATATCTTGAAAGAACCTTTTTGAAAGTTTGTATTAATCTAATCATGTGAGGGTCTCAGTTTCAGCAATGGTTCAGATAAGGGTCAGATGGACACTGTTTCTGTCCATAGAATTTAAACTCACCTGGGACTCACCAAATCTGCAAAAACAGTAGAACAATTCTGTTTACTAACTCTGTTTAAATAATGTCAACCCTCTGTAGACTCTTTTTTTGTCTCCTACCTCACTTGAGTACTATGCCCTGTTTAATTTGGCCTCTTGCTATTATGTAGTCTAGACAGACTTCTGTTACCCAGAATCTGTGTCCCTGGGATGGCTTTTCAGTACATCGCACTTATAATTGTTATCTGAAAATAATTATTATCTGCTACCAGAGGTGGGTTAGATATTGTATAATGTTTGGAAGTTTGGTTGTGGAAAAGAAAGATGAGATTGATGTAATACTTAAAAAGAAACTGCTAATAAACTGATGTAGTAATTTTGTGAATAGAACGGAGGaagatgtccagcgacatcagtTTGAGAAACTGTTCCACAAACtggccacactgcaaaaaattattttcaagacaagtatttttgtcttgttttccagtaaaaatatctaaacattcttaaaacatgatttatttacttgacgaGCAAACTGGCATaacattttaagtcttgtttagaGAGAAATCTGATCAAATTTAGTGAGTTTTAtgcttaaaaacaagaaaaataaacttaattcaaagagaaaacaagtttattttgcttaccccattgtcagatttgtttcttgttttgaatctaaagttcactaaattttgtcagatttatctaaaacaagacttaatatcttatcccattttgcttgacaagtaaataaatcacattttaagaaggtttagataattttacaggaaaacaagacaaaaatacttgtcttgaaaaccattttttgcagtgcaaacattttgttgcattttcagacCACCAGTCTAATACAGTatactttattacaaaaatcatGTAAATCGATAGTAGGCACTAGAATGTTTGAATGTGACACTCAAGGAGATCTATCGCTTTTTCAATACAATGTAGTTTTGTTATCTAACCCTCTGAAACCTGCTGTTGTGAGACAAAACAAAGCTAATATAATTTACAAGTATAATTATAGGCAGTCATATAATTTGACTGTACGAAAAAACATATGAAAAATATGCTTActttcaaataaataacaaatgccTTTTATTCAGTGCTTAAACATTTCACTCAATGTCACTCGTTTCAAAATATTGAGATGTGGTTAAAGCAAAATGACCAGTATTTTTCACAATGCATCCCTCACCCTAGTGATATTTCTTAAAGTTTACAAGACACTTCCACTCTAGAAATGGAATGATCATCAGTCAGCACTATGGGGCCAGCACAAGCTTATGAACTAGGCTGAACATTATTGGGCTGATTCACTATAGTCAGTCAGGACAGACACATGGTGACTGAGGTACATAGGAGTACCCTAACTCCCTCTATCTTATAGCCCCAGTGTTGATATCAGAGGCTCTACGGATGCAAGGAAGGAGCCTTCAAATTCCTGGTCTGAAAAGCGGGTGACAGACTGACGGGCCCGTCGTCGAATCTCTAACCGAGCAGCGGGAGTCATAGAAAGGATTCGTTCCATGGCGTCTGCGTAGCTGACTTCATCATCCGCCAGGAAGCCTGTTAAACCGCCATCACAGGGCACTACAATGTCCAGCTTAGGACCACCAGATTTGTGAGCCAGAATGATTGTTCCTGCAGCCATGCACTCCACCACACCTGCAGAGATGAGAAAGAAGCAGAGTGTTACTCAAGCTAACTGTTGCAGAATGTTGTAGTGTTACTAAAACTATATGCATTTTATGCAATTATGCACTACAGCAGAGGAAAATTACCTTTGCCAATTCAACTCAATAACCAATAACACccatcaaatgaaaaaaaaaaaaaaaaaaaaaaactttttagagTAAAATTATTTGTTAGTTGATAACCATTAATAGCTCAACAAACAACCCACAAATATCTGTTAATGTTTTTCCAATTTATCTGTCTAGAGTTTTtctaacttaaagggatatttcatccaaaaatgtagaatcatcatttactcaccctcatgccatcccggactctttttcttctgcagaacacaaatgaagactttcagaagaatatgtcagctctgtaggtccatacaatgcaagtgaattggtgccaaaattttgaagcttcaaaacgCACATAAACACAGTGTAAAAtgaatccacacgactccagtggttaagtccatatcttctgaagcgataggtgtgggcgagaaacagatcaatatttaagtcagtttttaccataaattctcctccctgcccagtaggtggcaatttgcatgaagaatgcaaatcaccaaaaacaaaagaaaaagaatgttgaagtaaaagtgaaagtaaagagagtgatagtaaaaaaaggacttaaatatttaactgtatctcacccacacctatcatatcgcttcagaaaacatggatttaaccactggagacgtatggattacttttacgcagtgtatttgcattttggagcttcaacattttggcacccattctcttGTATTATATGGAAttacagagctcaaatattcttctaaaaaaactttgtttgtattcagaagaagaaagaaagtcatatacatctgggatggcatgagggagagtaaatgatgagagaattttcatttttgggtgaactatcccttaagagCATTAATATTCATCTTACCAATACCAAAATGTTCATTACACATTGTGTGTAACCCGATCGTGGCATCTGTTAGATTTTTCTTTAGTTCCTCAAATGGAATATTGAGTTtaaactccaccctgtctgccaCGCCCAGCTCCTGACACAAGCCCCTCAGCATCAGTACCCTCTCTTCATCCTCCTGGTTGCGACATCCACCAATCAACACAAGTTTCACAGTCTCTCGACCAGCAGACTGCACCCCCTTGCTGTCTAGAAGTTTTCTGAAAGCCCTGATCTGCAGCCGATGGTCCTTTTCAGGGCGGAACTGACCCACAGAGACAACAGAGTggcactttctttcttctttctcctCAGCCTCTTCATCCAGAGGTACCTCCAGGAAGGCCTGAACATCACAAGGTGGGAAGACCACACTGGTGTGGTTGGGAGCGTGCCATAGAGCCAGTATGTGACCTAGTGTCCAGGTGGAATTCACCATGACCACGTCACTACAGGAGCCAGCAAGGCCGTAGAGCAGCGCAAAGGCACAGTAGTAGATCACTTTGATTGCACTCAGTACAGGGTTACTGGAGATGTATTCTGCATTATTGAACCTATATGGGTGTAAATGTAATTATACATAATGTATATAGTACAAATCATTCAATGTACATGGAcctggaaaacaatacaattgATATACAGTTGaatttagaagtttacatacacttaaactaattttttaaccactccacagatttaatattagcaaactatagttttggcaagttgtttaggacatctgctttctgcatgacatgagtaatttttccaacaattgtttacagacagattgtttcaattttaattgactataacacaattccagtgggtcaaaagtttactgtgcctttaagaattggaaaattccagaaaattatgtcaagcctttagacaattagcttttgataggaggtgtactgaatcggaggtgtacctgtggatgtattttaaggcctactttcaaactcagtgcctctttgcttgacatcatagggaaatcaaaagaaatcagccaagacctccgaaaaaaaaagtctggttcatccttgggagcaacttccaaatgcctgaaggtaccacgttcatctgtacaaacaatagtatgcaagtttaaacacaatgggaccacgcagccatcataccgctcaggaaggagatgcattctgtcccCTAGAGATGAacggtgtgaaaagtgcaaatcaatcccagaacaacagcaaaggaccttgtaaaatgctggtggaaacaggtagaaaattatctatatccacagaaaaatgtgtcctatatcgacataacctgaaaggctgctcagcaaggaagaagccactgctccaaaaccgccataaaaagtcagacagtttgcaagtgcacatggggacaaagatcttactttttggaaaaatgtcctctggtctgatgaaacaaaaatagaactgtttggccataatcaccatcgttatgtttggaagaaaatgggtgaggcttgcaagctgaagaacaccatcccaaccatgatgcatgggggtggcagcatcatgttgaggggtgctttgctgcaggagggactggtgcacttcacaaaatagatggcatcatgaggaaggaaaattatgtggatgcattgaagcagcatctcaagacaagagccaggaagttaaagctcagtcacaaatgggtcttccaaatggacaatgaccccaagcatacctccaaagttgtggcaaaatggcttaaggacaacaaagtcaaggtactggagtggccatcacaaagccctgacctcaatctgaactgaaaaagagtgtgtgagcaaggaggcctacaaacctgactcagttacaccagttctgtctgttgtgagaagcttgtggaaggctacccaaaacgtttgacccaagataaacaatataaaggcaatgctaccaaatactaacagtgtatgtaaacttctgacccactgggaatgtgatgaaataaataaaagctgaaatatttcattctctctactattattctgacatttcacattcctaaaataaagtagtgatcctaaatgacctaagacagggaattttgtctacgattaaatgtcaggaattgtgaaaaacaagtttaaatgtatttggctgaggtgtatgtaaacttctgacttcaactgtattaatgAGTCAAAAAGAATCCCAGAAAATGTATGctaaaaattaaaatcaacaaGAAAATCatttacaacccattttacttctgtaatgtacCATATTTTCAGGTGAAACAGAAtactgaaagagaaaaaaatcccAATGGTGTTGCTTCtttttaaaattgattattaTTTGCCACATTTGCTGTAACATTTATTACAGCTATGTtaacaaacattacattaaaacattaactatgcaggcaagattttagaaaggctgcacTGCCTACAACAGTAaccttaaagtgttagttcacccaaaaatgaaaattctaatgATTTACTCATcgtcctggcatcccagatgtgtatgactttctttcttctgcagggcacaaattagatttttagaagaatatttcagttctgtaggtcctcacaatgcaagtcaatgggtgccaaaattttgaagctccaaaatccacatagagggagcataaaagtaatccatgtgactccagtggttaaatccatgtgttcagacacaatatgataagtgtgggtgagaaacagatcaatatttaaggcatttttaacataaattctcgtccctgcccagtagggggcaatatgcacgaaaaatgtgaatcaccaaaaacagaaggagaatgtgaaagagaaagtTAAGGTTGATTGAGCaggcaggagaatttatagtaaaaaaggacttaaatatt is a window of Myxocyprinus asiaticus isolate MX2 ecotype Aquarium Trade chromosome 8, UBuf_Myxa_2, whole genome shotgun sequence DNA encoding:
- the LOC127444930 gene encoding GDP-Man:Man(3)GlcNAc(2)-PP-Dol alpha-1,2-mannosyltransferase-like isoform X2, whose protein sequence is MGVRTWLQMKRKTRRAQDERPTVAFFHPYCNAGGGGERVLWCALRALQNRYQGVSFVVYTGDQGVTAEQILNGVRRRFNIRLPRLVKFVFLKHRLLVEAKLYPHFTLLGQSIGSIFLGWEALTEFVPDLYIDSMGYTFTLPVFRYLGGCQVGSYVHYPTISTDMLFVVRERNPRFNNAEYISSNPVLSAIKVIYYCAFALLYGLAGSCSDVVMVNSTWTLGHILALWHAPNHTSVVFPPCDVQAFLEVPLDEEAEEKEERKCHSVVSVGQFRPEKDHRLQIRAFRKLLDSKGVQSAGRETVKLVLIGGCRNQEDEERVLMLRGLCQELGVADRVEFKLNIPFEELKKNLTDATIGLHTMCNEHFGIGVVECMAAGTIILAHKSGGPKLDIVVPCDGGLTGFLADDEVSYADAMERILSMTPAARLEIRRRARQSVTRFSDQEFEGSFLASVEPLISTLGL
- the LOC127444930 gene encoding GDP-Man:Man(3)GlcNAc(2)-PP-Dol alpha-1,2-mannosyltransferase-like isoform X1, with the translated sequence MSTHDHLSLCLWDLMWLLWSLLLPSIYLSLVLTAILFIIIMGVRTWLQMKRKTRRAQDERPTVAFFHPYCNAGGGGERVLWCALRALQNRYQGVSFVVYTGDQGVTAEQILNGVRRRFNIRLPRLVKFVFLKHRLLVEAKLYPHFTLLGQSIGSIFLGWEALTEFVPDLYIDSMGYTFTLPVFRYLGGCQVGSYVHYPTISTDMLFVVRERNPRFNNAEYISSNPVLSAIKVIYYCAFALLYGLAGSCSDVVMVNSTWTLGHILALWHAPNHTSVVFPPCDVQAFLEVPLDEEAEEKEERKCHSVVSVGQFRPEKDHRLQIRAFRKLLDSKGVQSAGRETVKLVLIGGCRNQEDEERVLMLRGLCQELGVADRVEFKLNIPFEELKKNLTDATIGLHTMCNEHFGIGVVECMAAGTIILAHKSGGPKLDIVVPCDGGLTGFLADDEVSYADAMERILSMTPAARLEIRRRARQSVTRFSDQEFEGSFLASVEPLISTLGL
- the LOC127444930 gene encoding GDP-Man:Man(3)GlcNAc(2)-PP-Dol alpha-1,2-mannosyltransferase-like isoform X3, whose protein sequence is MSGPPWPSFTHTAMRAEVERECCGVLYVLFKTGDQGVTAEQILNGVRRRFNIRLPRLVKFVFLKHRLLVEAKLYPHFTLLGQSIGSIFLGWEALTEFVPDLYIDSMGYTFTLPVFRYLGGCQVGSYVHYPTISTDMLFVVRERNPRFNNAEYISSNPVLSAIKVIYYCAFALLYGLAGSCSDVVMVNSTWTLGHILALWHAPNHTSVVFPPCDVQAFLEVPLDEEAEEKEERKCHSVVSVGQFRPEKDHRLQIRAFRKLLDSKGVQSAGRETVKLVLIGGCRNQEDEERVLMLRGLCQELGVADRVEFKLNIPFEELKKNLTDATIGLHTMCNEHFGIGVVECMAAGTIILAHKSGGPKLDIVVPCDGGLTGFLADDEVSYADAMERILSMTPAARLEIRRRARQSVTRFSDQEFEGSFLASVEPLISTLGL